In Microthrixaceae bacterium, the sequence GCACCGATGGGTGGGTGGCGGGGTGGAGCCAGTTCTTGGCGCGGATCGATCGTTTTGTGGCCTCGCACCGTGAGCTGAGTGTGGTTGTGCAGCCCACGATCTACAACGTCGACATCGCACCGTTGATCGCTTTGGGCGACGCCGCGATGTCGGCCGGGCTGTTGAGTCGTTCGCGATCCATCCGCGAGTTCCGCGCCGGGGTTGCGCCATTTCTGGTGCAGCCACACGTCGAGGTCAGCGTGGAGGACCAGTCTGCGGTCCTTCGTCGTGTCCAGCAGGTCCAAGCCGAATGGGCCGCGTTGCGCTCAGCGGTCGCTCAGGCGGTGCAGCTTCGTGGGTTGGCCGATTGGGATCCGCTCGGCCAAGGCCACGTCGACGCGTTGCGCGCCCACCTCGAGCTGCAGGCGACGACGGCGCAGGTGCTGGCAGACCCGTTCGGTCAGGCGATGGCGGAGGCCACCCTCTCAGCAACCCCCCTGCCCGATGGGTTCTCCGCGAGCCTGCGGTACTGCACGAATGCCTGGGACTACATCGCCCGGGTCCTGGTTGTCGATGCTGGGTCGTTTCAGCGATGGGTCGGCGTTCGATCGTTCTTCGAGGCGTGGGCGGGTGCAGAGTCGTCGTGGTTGGCTGACGAGCGCCTGATCGAGCTCCAACGCTGGTCTGAGATCGCCGCCGCGATCGCCCCGCTCACCGACGTCGGGTTGCATGAGGTCGCCGGCTCGGTTCTGGACGGAGCGCTGCACCTTGATGAGGCGACGTCGATGTTTCGCCGAGGGTTGAACCGTGCATCGGTGTCGGAGCGTTTCGATGCCGGAGGCCTGGCGACGATCGATGGCCGCGCGCACGACCGGGCTGCCGAGGACTACGCCGCGCTTCAGCAGCGACGGCGAGAGCTCATGGTCGACCGGATTCCGGCGGAGCTGATCCAACGCCGACCGATCCCCGGAGGGAAGCGGACGGGCAAGTGGGGAGAGCTTGAACAGGAACTGAATCGCAAGTCCCGTCGATTGAGCCTGCGCGCACTGTTTGAACGCTACGGCGCCCAGATCAGCGACCTCACGCCGTGCTTCTTGATGGGCCCCGATTCGGTGGCCCGGTTTCTCCCGCCGGGAGCGGTCGATTTCGATCTGGTCGTGTTCGACGAGGCGTCGCAGATCGAAGTGCCACGAGCGATCGGCGCTATGGGCCGCGCCAAGGCGGCGGTGGTGGTCGGCGACACTCGACAGATGCCACCGAGTCGATTCGGCGGCCGTTCCGGAGGTTCCGAGGACGAAACCGAGGAGCCGCTCCTGGTCGATCTCGAAAGCATCCTTGAGGAGTGTCGGGAGTCAAACATTGCTGCGCTCACGTTGAAATGCCACTACCGAAGCCGTCACGAGGGTCTGATCGCGTTCAGCAATCGGCACTTCTACGACGATGCGCTCACGACCTTTCCGTCGCCTGCGGATGAAGCGATTCCTCCGATCGGGTGGAGGCGGATCGACGGGCGCTTTCGGCGTGGGCGGGTCGACAGCTCCGAGACGGACTGGCCGTTGCGGACGAACCGGGTCGAGGCCGAAGCGGTCGTGGCGGAGGTGCTTCGGCGCATCGAGAACCCGGTGAGCGCAGACGAAAGCATCGGCGTGGTCACGTTGAACGCACCACAAAAGGACCTTGTGATTTCGTTGTTGGAGGCGACAAAGCACCCGAAGGTGCTGGAGTTGCTCGAGCGCGATGACAGCACGTCGTTGTTGGTCCAGAACTTGGAGAACGTCCAGGGAGACGAGCGCGATGTGATCTTGATGTCGGTCGGGTTCGCTCCGCAGTTCCGTGTGGGCCCCGACGGAGCCGAGGTTCGCGGCCGGCTTCCGTTGAACTTCGGGCCGCTCAACCAACGTGGGGGTGAGCGCCGCCTGAACGTAGCGGTGACCCGTGCACGTGCAGAGGTGGTGGTCTTTTGTTCATTCGACCCAGAAGAGATGTCGGTCACCGACTCGTCCGCGGTCGGGATTCAACTGTTGTGCGAATACCTCACGGCGGCACGAGACGGCGCGGAGGGACGCTCACGCGGGTCGGGTCGCCGCTCGCCGAGTCGACACCGTGACGCCGTTGCAGAAGCACTTCGTTGCGAAGGGTACGAGACCGAGGCCGACGTCGGGTTGAGCGACTTCAAGATCGATCTCGCTGTGCGGCGGCCGGGGGATAGGTCGTGGAAGGTGGCCGTGTTGTTCGACGGGCCCGGTTGGGCCCGTCGCAGGACGGTGTTTGATCGTGATGTGATGCCGAGTTCGGTGCTCAAGGGGCTCATGGATTGGCCCGAGGTCGTCCGTTTGTGGCTGCCAGCGTGGGTGTTCCAACGAGATGAGGTGCTGGCGAGCATCGCCGCTGCGCTGGGCCGTGCCGACGTGGCCGAGGCTGAGCGGATCGCACGGGATGCTGCGAGGATTCACGTTGCGGCGACACCTTCCATGGAGGCACCTTCCATGGCCGCGCCGCAGCTGGCTTCTGGCGCCATCGGAGGGGCGGTCGGGGCCGATCGTACGGCGGTCACCGACGATGAGGCGACGTCGGTGAGCGGTCACGGTTCGGATCTCGACCGACTCGGTGATCCACAAGTCGAAGCCGACCTTCGCAACGAATTGTCGGAGATCATCGAATCACTCGGTCCGATCGAGGCATCCGAGTGTCTTCGAACGTTGGCACGCAGGCACGGACTCAACCGCGTCACGGCAGCTCGGATCGACCAACTGGCCACGCTGCTGCCGAGCGATCTCGTTCGGACCTCTGACTTCGGCAGTTTCGTGTGGCCGCGCCGGCTTGACCCTGACACGTGGAGCCTGTGGCGAGGATCGGGAGAGCTTGAGCGGCGCTCCGCAGACCAGATTCCCCCAGAGGAGATCGTCAATACGTTTTTCGCCCGGCTGAACGAGGGTCCGCCGGTGGAGGTCGAGGATTTGTTGAAGGCTTCGTCGATGATGCTCGGATCCTCGCGGCTGACGGCGCCGTACCGGGAGCGTCTGTTGGCGGTGCTTTTGTACTGCGTGGAACACGGCCTATTCGCGCTCAACGACAACGTAGTCTCAATGTCTGCGGCCCGGTAGGGTCATGACCGTGTCGTCGCGTGAGCGCTGCGGCGCGTGAGCGCGGCGGCGCCGGTCGGGCAGTGATCGAGTCGGGTGTTGTACATGAGGGGCGCGGTATCGCCATCCCTCGCCAAATTCAACAACACCCGGGCCGCAGCACTCGGCCGCGCCCCCGGCCGGCGCCCGTCAGGCGATCTGGATGACGCCGTAACTGAGCATCGAACCGTCAGCGTTCGCCCGGGTGTTGAGCACGAAGGGTTCGTAGTCGTTCGGGAACACGCCGTCGGTGCCACTCGCGAGGGTCGTGTCTTGGCTTCCCCGGCCGGAGTATCGATCGTGGGTCGTGTAGATCTCCTCGGCGAGTTCATCGACGTAGCACCATTGCGAGATGATGCGGCTCGTGCCGTCGGCGTCGCTGACCGCGAAGTGAATGTGGATGGTCCGCCCGGAGTACCAGCCCGGAAAGATCGTCTTGAAGTTCACTCTGCCCTCGGCATCGGTCGTCGCTTGACCGCGGCAGTAGCTGCTCTCGAGCGCCTGTGGGGCGTCCTCGGTGCAGAACGCTCCGGCGAATCGTGTGGCGTCGTGGCTTTCGCTGGTGTCTCCCGAATAGATGCCACGTGCGTCGCAGTGCCACACCTCGATCGTGTATCCGTCGAGCGGCGCGCAGCTCTCGTCGATGAGTTGCAGGCACAACTGCATGGGCAGCCCGGTGGTGCCGAGGGAGATGTCATCGCCGGTGTCGGATTGGAAGTAGCACGGTCCTTCCATCAATGCGGAAGTGAGTGTCACGGTGCACGCCGTGGCGGTGGCGAAGATCGACGTCGACGGATAGTCCACGGTGATGAGGTCGGTTCCCCCAGACGCCCACGCTGGCGTCGGTGCGGTTTGCGGGGGTGTCGTGGTCGAGGACCCAGTCGTCGTGGTCGAGCCAGCACCGCCGGCCGTTGTGGTGCTTTGCGACTCCGAGGCGCCGTCATCCTCGCTGCACGAACTCAACATTGCGGCGGCGGGTAGGGCGACCACACCTCCGAACACCCCGCGGAGCACCGTGCGCCGAGACAGTTCCACGTGGTGCGGGGATCGCTCGACCGCAGTTGATTCGGACGTCGGTGTCGCGGCGGGTTGTGGCTCGCAGGTCATGGCGGCAGTCTTGCACCGCGGTCGAGTCCTGGAGGGGGCGAGTCCTGGAGGGGTCGATCGCCGGCGTTGGCCCCCGCCGCGTTAGCGGGCGGTGCGAGGTTGGGCGAAGCGCCCCGCCGGTAGGACCAGTCGAAACGAGGTCGGACTGCTCGATGCGACCACCAAGCGGCCTCCTTCGGCCTCGGCGAGCGAGCGTCCGAGTGCAAGCCCCAAGCCGTGACCGTGGGCTCCGGGGTCGCGTCGTTCGAAAAGGTCCTCGGTGGCGCGTGTGAGTGATCCGTCATCGCCCACGACCACGTCGAGGTGGTCATCGCGCGTTTCGACGGTCACCGAGACGCGTCCGGATCCATGATCCAGCGCATTTTGAACCAGGATGTCGACGATCTGATCGAGGACCGCACCGCTCACATGCGCTCGACCATCCTCTGCGGTGAGCGCAATGGAGCGCCCGGCCGCGTCGAAGGTTTCGTTCCAACGATCGCGGATGGAACCCGCCCAACTGTCGAGGTCGAGGGCATCTCGTGACGTCGGTTGATCGCGGGCGACTCGAAGCAGTGTGGTGATCGTGGATTCCAACCGGTCGGCGTCGGCGAGGGCGCCGGCTATTGCCTCGTCGGGTGGCTCGCTCGGGTGGTCGAGTTCGTTCTCGAGGGTCAAGCGAAGCGAGGTCAGCGGTGTGCGAAGTTGGTGGGAAACATCGGCGGTGAACGAGCGTTCGCGCTGAAGCACCGCATCGAGACGTGCCGCGGTGTCGGCGAGTGCTTCAGAGGTGGCGTCGAGTTCGGCGATTCCCGATCGAAGCGGTGCAAGAGCGAAATCCCCTTGCCCCAGCCGCACCGCATCGTCGCGGATGTCGCTCAACGGCTGCACCAACCGGCCGCTCAACCATCGCCCGACCACCACCGCGCCCCCGAGGATCACAAGGTTCATGCCGCCGAGCAGCACCAGCACCTTCGCCACCCGCCGACCCGCGGCCGAAAGGGGTTCAGCGACGCGAACCGTGCCGATCTTCTCCTGATGCGCAACCACGGGGCGGGCCAGCACCCGTTCGGTGCGCGTGGTTCCCGTGAGCGTGAGCAGATGAGCCGAATCGGTGATTCGATCCGCCCACTTCGGACCGACTCCGGCCACGAGTCGACCCTCAACGTCGTACACCGCCACATCGACCGGCTCGCGGTAATCGGGCAGCGGGTAGTTGCCGTTGGCGCCGAAGTCGCCATCGAGGGTGAGCGCGTTCACCGCCCGCTCGGCGATCAGCGAGAAGTTGCGGTCGACCCCGTCGCGCTCGTTGGAGATGATGTACCAGCCGAGTGGGAGGCTGAGCAGGCCAAGACACACCACCGCAACCCCGACGATCGCGGCCAAGATCCGGCGCTTCATCGCGGTTCGCGCTCCCAGCGATAGCCGACACCTCGAATCGAGGTGATCCGCGAGGGTGAGCCCGGGGCCTCTCCGAGTCGTCGCCGCAATGAGGCAACGTGAACGTCGAGGGTCTTGGTCGACCCGAACCAATGCTCGTCCCACACGTTCGCCATCAGATCTTCGCGGGTGACCACGCGCCCCTCATGGGCGATGAGCTCCACCAGCAGGTCGAACTCTTTGACGCGCAACGCCACCTCGGCACCGTCCACGCGCACTGTGCGGGCACCCAGATCGACATCGATTCCGGCGCTCGACAGGTGTTGGTCGGTGTCGTCGTCAACCAGGGCGACCTGGCGCAGGTGGGCCCTGATTCGGGCCATCAACTCGGCGAGTCGGAAGGGTTTCACCACGTAGTCGACCGCGCCGACATCGAGGCCGATCACGATGTCCATCTCCTCGGCCCGCGCGGTGAGGATCATGATCGGAACGCTCGGCCATCGACCACCGAGTTCGCGTGCCAGGTCGAGTCCGTCGGCGTCGGGAAGCCCGAGATCCAACAGGATCAGGTTCGGTGCGTTGACGATGGCACGGGCGGTGGCCGCGTCGGGAGCGGCGATGCACTCGTAGCCGGCATTGCCCAACGCACGCACGAGGCCCGAGCGAATTCCCTCGTCATCTTCAACCACCAGGACCTGTTCCACGCCCTCAGTGTGCCGGAGCGGGGCGTTGGTGCCGACACCATCGGGCGAGGTTTTACCGTCCCCTCACCTTGGTCTAGTCAGCCGACAACCGGGCGGTCCCCATCATGTGATCCATGCAACCGGTCTTTCTTGATCACCGCTTACCCCGTCTGGCGCACGGATCGCTGCTCCTCATCGCCGCCGTGGCGCTTGTGATGGGTGCTGTCGGGTGGGTCGCTCTCGGTGCACACCCGCTGTCGGGCCCGATTCTCGTGAATCTAAACAGTCACCGAGGCATCCACATCACCGACATCTTGGCGGCGGTGCCGCTGGGCGTTGCGCTTGCACTCAGTATCGAAGCGTGGCGGGTGATCCGGCCATGAAGGCGCGAGAAGGTGTCGTGGTCGGGATCGTGGGAGTGATGATCGGCGCGGCCATCGACGCGAGCTGGCGGGCGGATGAGCGGGCGAGTTGCCGCGATCGGCTCCTGCTCGCAACGGGAGTCGAGGCGACGATGTTGCCCCGTTCCTCGCCGCTACGCGACCGTCGACTCGACTGAGATACCGGCGTTCGCGGCCAGGACGCTGCGTTCACCCGTTGATGTTGCCTGCATTGCCGGCGTCTCATCGACGGACCCCGTGCGGTGGTTGTGGCCGCTTCGGCCGCGCCGCGCTAAAAGACCCATCGGGTCGCCCGCTGGGCGAACTCGTCGGGCCGTTCAATCATCCCGATCACCTTCGTCGGGCGCACCTGGAAGGCCGCGTTGCCGGAGAAGAACGCCTCCATCTCGGTCAGCTCGTCAGCTTCGTCGCTGGCGTCGTCGCTGGCGTCGCGGTACTTGAGCGCCCAGGCCCGGGCGACCTCGGCGGGTGGCGTGAGTTCGACTGCGACCCCTTCGAGCGACACGAACTCGACCGTGTCGGCGGTGGTGACCGCAACGTGTGGGTTGGCCCGCAGGTTTCGTGCCTTCAGCGCGGTGTGGGCGCACGAGAACCAGAACGTGTCGTCGTCGACCCACACGCCCCACACCGGCGTGGAGTGGGGTCGGTGGTCGGCATCGACGGTGACGACCCAGTAGTTGCGATTGGGGACCAGCCGTTGCCGGGCCCAGTCCCACGGGAGCGTGCCATCGAGGTCGTCGGGGACGCCGTATTCGGCCATCGCTGGGCGTTGTGCTTCGGGCATGGTCGGCACCGTACCCGCTGACGGCACGTGGGTGGGGAAGCTTCGGTGCGCGGGCCGGGGTGATGAGACCGTCGGCGATGAGACGATCGAGCGGACGCGGCTGGCTGGGAGGCACGAGGCGTGCGATTGCCGTGCCGCGGTCGGTCACGGTCACTTCGCGTCCGGAGCGAACCGCGTCGAGATACCGGCCGAGGTGATCGCGTAGTTCGTGGAGGTCGACTTCCATCTCGGAAGTGTGGCGCTTCGAGGTCGCAAGAGCGAGCCAGAATGGCCTTGTCGTTTCAGTGGATCGGGGTGTGATCGTGAAGGGGTCCGGGGTTGGACGTTGATGTGCAAGTTGACGGCAGCGAGTTGTTGTTGGTCGTCCCGTTGGTCGGGCCACCGCAGAACATAGGGGAGCCCGACTCGTTCTCAGCGGTGGACGCCGATCTTGAGTTGCCGCCCGAGTTCTTCGCGACGTTGCGCCGGTTCGCAGTGCCGGGGGAGTTCGTCGTTGAACTCGGCGCTCGGTCGGTTTGGGTTCGTCGTGCCAGTGTGGTCGCTGTGGGCGACGGCGATCTCGAGGCGTGGTTCGCCGTCGTCGGGTTCGACCCGGTGTCGACCGTGGTCGCCGACTGGCTGGACTGCGCCAGGGTGTTGAGCAAGGCCGACGTCGTGGCAGAGGTCTGTTCGGCGGTCGGCATCGAGCCGCTCGACGCAGCGACGCGGGGGACGGTGTTGGTCTTGATGCTGGTCGACGACCCGTCGTCTGTCGCCGACGTGGCGGATCACCTGAGGACCAGGGCGCCGTCGACGGAGTCAGTCGTTCGCCTCGACGCGTCCGAAGACTCGCCGGCGGGTTCGCTGAACGGGGCTGTGCTCCGGCGGGTTGTGACTCGGCGCACCTGCGGGTTTGTGATCGGCGGCGCGAACGCGTCAGCGTTCTTCACCAAGACGCTGCCTCGAGAACTCGACAACCAGTACATGTTGGCGGTCG encodes:
- a CDS encoding DUF4011 domain-containing protein — encoded protein: MAELVDIRIEAAGTYYLAASHMAPIRRVAITNLALEAVEAVVTCRVESASASDLLYPVSRRIDMPLVGGDEVWERIAMRPNLRALAMLEERIDGYVVVEVIVDGEVVGIQREPMTFLAANQWLFRPSHYDSLAAFVQPNSPALRPILQRTRELLGERTGATSTEGYQSGTDRVRQLARAAFDAMFEAGIEYSNPPAAFEGYGQKVRTPEMVMAESAATCLDSACLYASVLGAMGLDAMVVLVAGHAFAAFTTDEAAALDPGLNEPVVTDRNLVSSLAANDSLIGVETTSFTQHVDGGYDAAVRRAASHFGDGSDGLNAVVNIGRAIAFGVAPLPTAAVIARRAGESLDQGEIVGSSAVAGGAAWPAPAPTHSSAPHPHPPPPPHPSAVSRPAAPVDRMERFEAPERVVNWMRSLLDLSYSNQLLRLGGSRGDRGVLRLPLPTRALSALEDRLMASKPIYLVPATSAPSSLGRDPDNDELYAAHIATSGQAYFPSVGDAIAQAEALRSVAEEQLAGATAAAVERVVQATLTDDYSATLNRSIGSLRRKAREIENLTGSNNLFLCIGLLEWGDLVNGTIASVEGRAPLILVPVRVQGREATGYSIVIDDAAEPVANYCLIEKLRQTHGLSLDTLETPVTDEHGIDVAALFAEVRDVLSAAKANNARVLEVAHLAVVDFASFRLWRDLRDHWREFVKAPIVSHLVSTPGETFVQEFGDVDGAELVEPLCPVQCDESQLEAVQWAVARRTFVLEGPPGTGKSQTITNLLAASMAAGLKVLFVAEKQPALEVVRRRLDEVGLTASYLDLFDKKAKPESIRSQIRNSLDLDAVDCSSEWSETGDDLEAVDRRLTGYRDALHGTNAVGDSAWSAYDEYLRLGDGPFLTIPPAVLAAGPERLAAAARTFRDVGRIVGDRVRTDHPWSLARCTTLDSVDRAQFSEVLRQLAQCRRSIISAPAPVRSLLESVESPTDLARLATLAERFDAVSPVGTIDASVGTDGWVAGWSQFLARIDRFVASHRELSVVVQPTIYNVDIAPLIALGDAAMSAGLLSRSRSIREFRAGVAPFLVQPHVEVSVEDQSAVLRRVQQVQAEWAALRSAVAQAVQLRGLADWDPLGQGHVDALRAHLELQATTAQVLADPFGQAMAEATLSATPLPDGFSASLRYCTNAWDYIARVLVVDAGSFQRWVGVRSFFEAWAGAESSWLADERLIELQRWSEIAAAIAPLTDVGLHEVAGSVLDGALHLDEATSMFRRGLNRASVSERFDAGGLATIDGRAHDRAAEDYAALQQRRRELMVDRIPAELIQRRPIPGGKRTGKWGELEQELNRKSRRLSLRALFERYGAQISDLTPCFLMGPDSVARFLPPGAVDFDLVVFDEASQIEVPRAIGAMGRAKAAVVVGDTRQMPPSRFGGRSGGSEDETEEPLLVDLESILEECRESNIAALTLKCHYRSRHEGLIAFSNRHFYDDALTTFPSPADEAIPPIGWRRIDGRFRRGRVDSSETDWPLRTNRVEAEAVVAEVLRRIENPVSADESIGVVTLNAPQKDLVISLLEATKHPKVLELLERDDSTSLLVQNLENVQGDERDVILMSVGFAPQFRVGPDGAEVRGRLPLNFGPLNQRGGERRLNVAVTRARAEVVVFCSFDPEEMSVTDSSAVGIQLLCEYLTAARDGAEGRSRGSGRRSPSRHRDAVAEALRCEGYETEADVGLSDFKIDLAVRRPGDRSWKVAVLFDGPGWARRRTVFDRDVMPSSVLKGLMDWPEVVRLWLPAWVFQRDEVLASIAAALGRADVAEAERIARDAARIHVAATPSMEAPSMAAPQLASGAIGGAVGADRTAVTDDEATSVSGHGSDLDRLGDPQVEADLRNELSEIIESLGPIEASECLRTLARRHGLNRVTAARIDQLATLLPSDLVRTSDFGSFVWPRRLDPDTWSLWRGSGELERRSADQIPPEEIVNTFFARLNEGPPVEVEDLLKASSMMLGSSRLTAPYRERLLAVLLYCVEHGLFALNDNVVSMSAAR
- a CDS encoding HAMP domain-containing histidine kinase yields the protein MKRRILAAIVGVAVVCLGLLSLPLGWYIISNERDGVDRNFSLIAERAVNALTLDGDFGANGNYPLPDYREPVDVAVYDVEGRLVAGVGPKWADRITDSAHLLTLTGTTRTERVLARPVVAHQEKIGTVRVAEPLSAAGRRVAKVLVLLGGMNLVILGGAVVVGRWLSGRLVQPLSDIRDDAVRLGQGDFALAPLRSGIAELDATSEALADTAARLDAVLQRERSFTADVSHQLRTPLTSLRLTLENELDHPSEPPDEAIAGALADADRLESTITTLLRVARDQPTSRDALDLDSWAGSIRDRWNETFDAAGRSIALTAEDGRAHVSGAVLDQIVDILVQNALDHGSGRVSVTVETRDDHLDVVVGDDGSLTRATEDLFERRDPGAHGHGLGLALGRSLAEAEGGRLVVASSSPTSFRLVLPAGRFAQPRTAR
- a CDS encoding pyridoxamine 5'-phosphate oxidase family protein, which codes for MPEAQRPAMAEYGVPDDLDGTLPWDWARQRLVPNRNYWVVTVDADHRPHSTPVWGVWVDDDTFWFSCAHTALKARNLRANPHVAVTTADTVEFVSLEGVAVELTPPAEVARAWALKYRDASDDASDEADELTEMEAFFSGNAAFQVRPTKVIGMIERPDEFAQRATRWVF
- a CDS encoding response regulator transcription factor translates to MEQVLVVEDDEGIRSGLVRALGNAGYECIAAPDAATARAIVNAPNLILLDLGLPDADGLDLARELGGRWPSVPIMILTARAEEMDIVIGLDVGAVDYVVKPFRLAELMARIRAHLRQVALVDDDTDQHLSSAGIDVDLGARTVRVDGAEVALRVKEFDLLVELIAHEGRVVTREDLMANVWDEHWFGSTKTLDVHVASLRRRLGEAPGSPSRITSIRGVGYRWEREPR